A part of Carettochelys insculpta isolate YL-2023 chromosome 1, ASM3395843v1, whole genome shotgun sequence genomic DNA contains:
- the KCNE1 gene encoding potassium voltage-gated channel subfamily E member 1 encodes MATLSNDTALNSLLSKLVQQYIDQTNNSASSHHGKSNDNLQIVYLLLLFGFFGFFTFGTMLANIRSKKLEHSNDPYNVYIASDIWHKVDKANFHVRLAETYKSYCFFQNQLAVEQPNNQIPQVNPS; translated from the coding sequence ATGGCAACGCTTTCTAATGATACGGCACTGAATTCGCTCCTCTCCAAATTAGTGCAACAATACATAGACCAGACTAATAATTCTGCATCTTCTCATCATGGAAAATCCAATGACAATCTGCAAATTGTCTATTTGCTTTTGTTGTTTGGCTTCTTTGGCTTCTTCACATTTGGAACAATGCTTGCCAACATCCGCTCCAAAAAGCTGGAGCACTCGAATGACCCATACAATGTGTACATAGCATCAGACATTTGGCATAAGGTGGATAAGGCAAATTTTCATGTAAGACTTGCAGAAACTTATAAATCATACTGTTTCTTTCAGAACCAGCTTGCTGTGGAGCAACCTAATAATCAGATTCCTCAGGTGAATCCTTCATAA